The Engystomops pustulosus chromosome 4, aEngPut4.maternal, whole genome shotgun sequence genome contains a region encoding:
- the LOC140128483 gene encoding olfactory receptor 9G4-like: MFLMTVAGNLGITFLIVTDTHLHSPMYFFLGNLAFIDFWYSTGITPKMLIDLVTEEKSISYTGCVCQMYFFVALGSTESFLLAAMGYDRYVAICIPLLYLRYMTRMKCLQLLCGSYVAGFLHSLIQTCSIFRLSFCGSHYIRHFFCDIPPLMKLSCSDTTNNEFILSIFATLVTVTSIFAIVVSYTSILRAVFRSNSAKGRSKAFSTCGSHFICVILFYSTVLFMYVRPSSVYSLEQDRIVSLIYTLVIPMLNPLIYSLRNQEIKLALRRTKVFHVFKKRTNILC; encoded by the coding sequence ATGTTTCTAATGACTGTTGCTGGCAACCTGGGAATCACGTTCCTTATAGTTACAGACACTCACCTGCACAGTCCAATGTACTTCTTCCTTGGTAACTTGGCATTCATTGATTTCTGGTATTCTACAGGCATCACACCTAAAATGTTGATTGATTTAGTAACGGAGGAGAAAAGCATTTCCTACACTGGATGTGTGTGCCAAATGTATTTCTTTGTTGCCCTTGGGAGTACTGAGAGTTTTCTTCTTGCAGCCATGGGCTATGATCGCTATGTAGCTATATGTATCCCTCTCCTTTACCTGCGGTACATGACCAGGATGAAGTGCCTTCAGTTGCTTTGTGGATCCTATGTGGCTGGTTTTCTCCACTCTTTAATTCAGACTTGTAGCATTTTTCGTCTTTCATTCTGTGGCTCTCACTATATCCGCCATTTCTTTTGTGATATTCCACCTCTGATGAAACTGTCCTGTTCTGACACCACTAATAATGAGTTCATTCTCTCTATTTTTGCAACTTTGGTTACTGTCACTTCTATTTTTGCAATTGTTGTATCCTATACTTCCATTTTACGTGCTGTATTTAGAAGTAACTCAGCCAAAGGAAGAAGTAAAGCCTTTTCCACTTGTGGCTCTCACTTCATTTGTGtgattctgttctatagcacagtTCTCTTTATGTATGTAAGGCCTAGTTCTGTGTATTCTTTGGAACAAGACAGAATCGTTTCACTAATTTACACACTGGTTATTCCTATGCTGAACCCTCTTATATACAGTTTGCGAAATCAAGAAATTAAACTTGCACTAAGACGAACTAAAGTCTTTCATGTCTTCAAAAAACGCACTAATATTCTCTGTTag
- the LOC140128484 gene encoding olfactory receptor 5AR1-like: protein MAFKGKINGSKLDEFILTGFSPEPHIQKLLYVVFLLIYLITIFGNACVIFLVNTNPHLKIPMYYFISNLAFLDISYSSCIAPKTLVDLLSHHKAISYFGCATQLFFYSGLGSTESFLFAVMAYDRYMAICNPLIYQLIMQQRTCVRLVYGAYSGGFLHSLIETCCTFRLSFCASHVLHHFVCDFPPLLKISCMDTTINEIVLFTFSSLVTMSSILVIVASYISIVLAVMKISSTDGRLKAFSTCASHITAVILFYGTVLYVYLRPKSQSSIETGSVASVFYTMVIPMLNPLIYSMRNKDIKLSLQRLLALTKR, encoded by the coding sequence ATGGCATTTAAAGGAAAAATCAACGGTTCCAAGTTGGATGAATTTATTCTTACTGGTTTCTCTCCAGAGCCACATATCCAAAAGTTattatatgttgtttttttattaatttatctcATCACCATTTTCGGAAATGCATGTGTTATTTTTCTTGTCAACACAAACCCTCATCTTAAAATAccaatgtattattttataagtAACCTGGCCTTCCTTGATATTTCTTATTCTTCTTGTATTGCCCCCAAAACACTTGTAGACCTCCTTTCCCACCATAAAGCAATTTCATATTTTGGATGCGCAACTCAGCTCTTTTTCTATTCTGGCTTAGGAAGCACAGAAAGTTTTCTTTTTGCTGTTATGGCTTATGACCGTTATATGGCAATATGTAATCCATTGATCTATCAATTGATAATGCAGCAAAGAACATGTGTGAGACTAGTGTATGGAGCCTACAGCGGTGGCTTCCTTCATTCTCTGATAGAGACTTGCTGCACCTTTCGTCTTTCCTTTTGtgcctctcatgtcctccatcatTTTGTTTGTGATTTTCCTCCTTTATTAAAAATCTCTTGTATGGACACGACTATAAATGAAATAGTCCTGTTCACGTTTTCTTCTTTAGTGACAATGTCTTCCATCTTGGTCATTGTTGCCTCATACATTTCGATCGTACTAGCTGTTATGAAGATAAGTAGCACTGATGGAAGACTTAAAGCTTTCTCAACCTGTGCTTCACATATCACAGCGGTAATCTTGTTTTATGGTACAGTGCTCTATGTGTACTTAAGACCTAAATCCCAATCTTCCATTGAAACAGGTAGTGTTGCATCAGTTTTTTACACTATGGTTATCCCAATGTTAAATCCATTGATTTATAGCATGAGAAACAAAGATATTAAACTCTCTTTACAAAGATTATTGGCACTAACGAAAAGGTAA